Proteins encoded together in one Novipirellula caenicola window:
- a CDS encoding RluA family pseudouridine synthase: MKRFVVDPLPGSIPYENHRSIRVKAKFSGMKFIDFLGEYHPPTPRDAWLGWIEAGEILIDSFPVRAERIVREGDRYTHVMSDVVEPDVNAAITILHEDDSLIAVDKPAPLPVHPSGRFHRNTLSWMLERHYNGEKLRVAHRLDANTTGVAVLCRTAAAAGFVQPQFERREVQKLYLARVSGTIPWDEHRCDLSIAHASDVLKRRLSVGARVTCRSGQEARTDFKVIQRLPDNTTLVQAIPLTGRTNQIRVHCWSLGFPIVGDLLYLQDKKIGEQQTHTMTDPPMCLHAHRLTFCHPDSMTPVTFQSPPPKWWGENAEDAAN, encoded by the coding sequence ATGAAACGCTTTGTCGTCGACCCATTGCCCGGCAGCATCCCGTACGAAAACCATCGCTCGATCCGAGTCAAAGCAAAGTTTTCGGGGATGAAGTTCATCGACTTCCTCGGCGAATACCATCCACCGACGCCACGTGATGCGTGGCTCGGATGGATCGAGGCGGGCGAAATCTTGATCGACTCGTTCCCGGTTCGCGCGGAACGAATCGTGCGTGAGGGAGACCGCTACACGCACGTAATGAGCGACGTGGTGGAACCCGATGTCAATGCGGCGATCACCATTCTGCACGAAGACGATTCGCTGATCGCAGTCGACAAACCGGCTCCTTTGCCGGTGCACCCCAGCGGCCGATTTCATCGCAACACGCTGTCCTGGATGCTCGAGCGACATTACAACGGCGAGAAACTTCGTGTTGCGCATCGACTCGACGCCAATACAACAGGCGTCGCAGTGTTATGCCGCACCGCCGCAGCAGCCGGCTTTGTGCAACCTCAATTCGAACGACGCGAAGTCCAAAAGCTGTACCTTGCTCGTGTCTCGGGCACCATCCCTTGGGACGAACATCGCTGCGACCTCTCGATCGCTCACGCCTCGGACGTCCTCAAGCGACGATTGTCGGTCGGCGCCCGCGTGACCTGCCGAAGCGGCCAAGAAGCACGGACCGATTTCAAAGTGATCCAACGATTGCCCGACAACACGACCTTGGTGCAAGCGATTCCACTGACCGGCCGCACCAATCAAATTCGCGTGCACTGTTGGTCGCTCGGCTTTCCCATCGTCGGGGACCTGCTGTATTTGCAGGACAAAAAAATCGGCGAACAGCAAACGCACACGATGACCGATCCACCGATGTGCCTGCACGCTCACCGTTTGACGTTCTGCCATCCAGATAGCATGACACCGGTGACCTTCCAGAGCCCACCACCGAAGTGGTGGGGCGAAAACGCGGAAGATGCAGCAAACTAA
- a CDS encoding aldehyde dehydrogenase (NADP(+)), which produces MSVANSTARQVLIKGGWRDADFSKTFQATDPNKNEALDAEFPVSDWSDCDAALDAAVEAARELRKLPKAKIAEFLEVYADKIDAAKDALVEAAFAETGLARSPRLADVELPRTSNQLRAAAAACRSGNWAMATIDTKAGIRSCYESLGPIVVFGPNNFPFAFGSVSGGDFAAAIAAGNPVIGKANSSHPETTRLFADLALQAIEQTGLPPSTVQLIYRTSHADGERLVSDPRVGATGYTGSRSAGLKLKAAADAAGKPIYLELSSVNPVVMTPAALQQRGEEITNDFVTSVLMGAGQFCTNPGMVLLIADESSEKFVSAVKERFASTASGTLLSPAVSEGLSRSVKTLCDFGAELLTGGGQPESGRCAYANTLLRVDGKTFLGNPEGFQTEAFGNASLMVVASNLDELTEVISHLEGNLTGGVYSAADESDEAMYEKIAFELTPKVGRVLNDKMPTGVAVSPAMNHGGPYPAAGHPGFTAVGVPASLIRFGKLTSYDNVRQSRLPELLRDASPTAQTWRYIDGAWTQGDV; this is translated from the coding sequence ATGTCCGTAGCGAATTCAACTGCACGTCAAGTTCTGATCAAAGGTGGCTGGCGTGACGCCGACTTCAGTAAAACCTTTCAGGCAACCGATCCAAACAAGAACGAGGCTTTAGACGCTGAGTTTCCAGTCAGCGATTGGTCCGACTGCGATGCGGCGCTGGATGCGGCGGTCGAGGCGGCTCGCGAATTGCGAAAGCTTCCCAAGGCGAAGATTGCAGAGTTTTTGGAGGTCTACGCCGACAAGATCGACGCCGCAAAAGACGCGTTGGTCGAGGCTGCGTTTGCCGAAACCGGGCTCGCTCGCAGTCCACGCTTGGCCGATGTCGAATTGCCGCGAACCAGCAATCAATTGCGTGCTGCCGCCGCAGCGTGTCGCAGTGGCAATTGGGCGATGGCGACAATCGATACCAAGGCGGGCATTCGCTCGTGCTACGAATCGCTCGGGCCGATTGTGGTGTTTGGACCGAATAACTTTCCATTCGCCTTTGGCAGCGTTTCCGGAGGCGATTTCGCTGCGGCGATTGCAGCAGGCAATCCGGTGATCGGAAAAGCCAACAGTTCGCATCCCGAAACGACGCGGTTGTTCGCCGATTTGGCGCTACAGGCGATCGAGCAAACCGGATTGCCACCGTCCACTGTTCAGTTGATCTATCGCACCAGCCATGCCGACGGTGAGCGTTTGGTTTCGGATCCACGGGTCGGCGCTACCGGGTACACCGGCAGCCGATCGGCGGGATTGAAATTAAAAGCCGCCGCCGATGCCGCGGGCAAGCCGATCTATTTGGAACTGTCCAGCGTCAATCCCGTCGTCATGACTCCCGCCGCGCTGCAGCAGCGAGGCGAAGAAATCACCAACGATTTCGTGACCAGCGTTTTGATGGGCGCCGGGCAATTTTGCACCAACCCCGGCATGGTCTTGTTGATCGCCGATGAGTCATCCGAGAAATTTGTCAGCGCGGTAAAGGAGCGGTTTGCTTCCACGGCCTCTGGCACGCTGTTGTCGCCCGCTGTTTCGGAAGGTTTGTCGCGTAGCGTGAAAACGCTTTGTGACTTTGGCGCCGAATTGTTGACTGGCGGAGGCCAGCCCGAGTCTGGTCGTTGTGCTTATGCCAATACGCTGCTTCGTGTCGATGGGAAGACGTTTTTGGGCAACCCCGAAGGTTTTCAGACCGAGGCGTTCGGCAATGCATCGCTGATGGTGGTGGCAAGCAATTTGGATGAGTTGACGGAGGTGATTTCGCACCTCGAAGGGAATCTGACCGGTGGTGTCTATTCCGCTGCCGATGAAAGCGACGAAGCGATGTATGAAAAGATCGCGTTCGAGTTGACGCCCAAAGTAGGGCGAGTCTTGAACGACAAGATGCCGACCGGAGTGGCCGTCAGTCCGGCAATGAATCACGGCGGGCCTTACCCAGCCGCGGGGCATCCGGGGTTCACCGCCGTCGGAGTCCCTGCGTCGCTGATTCGGTTTGGCAAATTGACTTCGTACGATAACGTGCGGCAGTCGCGGTTGCCCGAATTGCTGCGGGATGCATCGCCCACCGCACAGACATGGCGTTACATCGACGGCGCTTGGACGCAAGGTGACGTGTAG
- a CDS encoding fumarylacetoacetate hydrolase family protein: protein MKIAKYLDASGSPRIARVDHDQLIPLQTEGPFQSLADIIAAEEPIAAAMSLATESPIAIDDSVQWLPPIDAQEVWAAGVTYKRSQAARMEESEAAASCYDRVYGADRPELFFKATPHRVSGHRQPLRIREDATWNVPEPEVTLVLSPKMKIVGLTIGNDMSSRDIEGENPLYLPQAKCYNQCAGLGPWIALFDKLPANAEIGIDLKIVRGTEVVFDQQTSAAEMARGFEDLVQWLSRDNRFPNGAFLMTGTGIIPSSDFTLHVGDHVHITIDGIGTLSNSIVQGS from the coding sequence ATGAAAATCGCAAAATACCTAGATGCTTCGGGCTCGCCGCGGATCGCTCGCGTGGACCATGACCAATTGATTCCACTGCAAACCGAGGGGCCGTTCCAATCGCTCGCCGATATTATCGCCGCGGAGGAGCCAATCGCCGCCGCGATGTCACTCGCCACCGAATCGCCGATTGCGATCGATGATTCGGTTCAGTGGTTGCCGCCGATTGATGCCCAGGAAGTGTGGGCCGCCGGGGTGACCTATAAACGGAGTCAAGCGGCGCGGATGGAAGAATCCGAGGCCGCTGCATCCTGTTACGACCGCGTTTATGGCGCCGACCGGCCCGAGCTGTTTTTCAAGGCGACGCCGCACCGCGTCAGCGGACATCGGCAGCCGCTGCGGATTCGCGAGGATGCCACTTGGAACGTGCCCGAACCCGAAGTCACGTTGGTGCTCAGCCCCAAGATGAAGATCGTCGGATTGACGATCGGCAATGACATGAGTTCGCGGGATATCGAAGGCGAAAATCCACTCTATCTGCCGCAAGCGAAATGCTACAACCAATGTGCGGGGCTTGGCCCTTGGATCGCTCTGTTTGACAAGCTGCCTGCCAATGCAGAGATCGGGATCGATTTGAAAATCGTTCGCGGTACCGAGGTTGTGTTCGATCAACAAACCTCTGCCGCGGAAATGGCTCGCGGTTTCGAGGATCTCGTGCAGTGGCTATCGCGTGACAATCGTTTTCCCAATGGTGCATTCTTGATGACGGGGACAGGCATTATTCCGTCGAGCGATTTTACGCTTCACGTCGGCGATCACGTTCACATTACCATCGATGGAATTGGGACGCTCTCTAATTCCATTGTCCAGGGTTCCTAG
- a CDS encoding dihydroorotase codes for MSDLLIENGRVIDPSQGVDRQARLLIRNGLVAAIDPRHEEIPADCPRLDASGCIVAPGLVDLGVELREPGNEEDETIQSGSDAALAGGYTSILCTANTEPVIDSPGAVEFVRQKASRANGVRVHVIGCLSRQREGEQMAELGLLAEAGAVAFSDAPRPIANDALLKRSLDYCRMLNRVIIDIPEIPELAESGVMHEGQVSLTLGLKGLPTEAEDLAVARDVRLAEATSGRLHVGPVSTMGAVDMIRRVKSREIAVTASVCPHNLCLLDSELRSFDSRFKVHPPLRSRRHVETLREAVADGTIDAIQSGHRPRSREKKMNDLDLAPFGAATLETTLSTVSKFMIENGILTWPQAIDRLSTAPARIASIGGGSLAVGSLGDVVIIDPNAKWQVDASQFRSHCVSSPLDGQELSARVTHTIVGGVIRFQA; via the coding sequence ATGTCTGATTTGCTGATTGAAAATGGGCGTGTCATTGACCCCAGCCAAGGGGTAGATCGTCAGGCACGATTGCTGATTCGCAACGGCTTGGTTGCCGCGATTGACCCCCGGCATGAAGAGATTCCTGCAGATTGCCCTCGCTTGGATGCAAGTGGTTGCATCGTGGCTCCTGGTTTGGTCGATCTCGGAGTCGAGCTGCGTGAACCGGGCAACGAGGAAGACGAGACGATTCAATCCGGCAGCGACGCGGCGCTTGCGGGCGGGTATACCTCGATTTTATGTACCGCCAACACCGAACCGGTGATCGATTCGCCCGGTGCAGTGGAATTTGTGCGGCAAAAAGCGTCTCGCGCCAACGGCGTTCGCGTGCATGTGATTGGCTGTCTAAGCCGGCAACGCGAAGGCGAACAGATGGCCGAGTTGGGGTTGTTGGCCGAAGCCGGCGCGGTGGCGTTCAGCGATGCTCCGCGACCGATCGCCAACGACGCGCTGCTGAAGCGATCGCTCGATTATTGCCGGATGCTCAACCGAGTCATCATCGACATTCCCGAGATTCCCGAACTCGCCGAGAGCGGCGTGATGCACGAGGGGCAAGTCTCGTTGACGCTCGGATTAAAAGGCTTGCCGACCGAAGCCGAGGATTTGGCGGTCGCGCGTGACGTGCGGTTGGCCGAAGCCACGTCGGGGCGATTGCATGTCGGCCCGGTCAGCACGATGGGAGCGGTCGATATGATCCGCCGCGTCAAGTCGCGTGAAATCGCCGTGACGGCGTCGGTGTGTCCTCACAATCTGTGTCTGTTGGACAGTGAACTGCGTTCGTTTGACTCGCGATTCAAAGTGCATCCTCCGCTGCGTAGTCGCCGTCACGTCGAAACGCTTCGCGAGGCGGTGGCCGATGGGACCATCGATGCAATCCAAAGCGGTCATCGTCCACGCAGCCGTGAAAAGAAGATGAACGATCTCGATTTGGCCCCGTTTGGTGCCGCGACGCTCGAAACCACGCTTTCGACCGTCTCAAAATTTATGATCGAAAATGGGATTTTGACGTGGCCCCAAGCAATCGATCGGCTATCCACGGCACCTGCACGGATTGCATCGATCGGCGGCGGATCCTTGGCGGTCGGTTCGCTCGGTGACGTGGTCATCATCGACCCCAATGCCAAGTGGCAAGTCGACGCTTCGCAATTCCGTTCGCACTGCGTCAGCAGCCCGCTTGATGGCCAGGAATTGTCGGCGCGAGTGACGCACACGATCGTCGGCGGCGTCATCCGGTTTCAAGCGTAG
- a CDS encoding aspartate carbamoyltransferase catalytic subunit — protein MSTADEIDLAFPENWHRRHLLDLESLSADEIQILLDTAQKLKELTGGCRNKLSLLAGKTLANLFFENSTRTRNSFSLAAKRLGADTVEFSSGGSSVAKGETFVDTAKTIEAMGVDWVCTRHVTPGTPHLLARELRCCVINAGDGPHEHPTQGLLDMLTIRQHRGRLDGLTVALVGDISHSRTARSNIWGLSKLGAHVIICGPPTLVSPRWQELGFEVAHNLDAILHRCDVLNLLRIQFERQKARPFPSVHEYAALYAMNGARMRRAKDDILIMAPGPINRGVEITPEVADGPHSVILEQVTNGIAVRMAALWLLSGAKDASNSTTPAEPIHYV, from the coding sequence GGCGGATGAAATCGACTTAGCGTTTCCAGAAAACTGGCACCGGCGTCATTTGCTTGATTTGGAGAGTCTGTCGGCCGACGAAATCCAGATCCTCTTAGACACCGCTCAAAAGCTAAAAGAGTTGACCGGCGGTTGCCGCAACAAACTGTCGCTATTGGCAGGAAAAACGCTGGCGAATTTGTTTTTCGAAAACAGCACGCGGACTCGCAATAGTTTCTCGCTGGCGGCCAAACGGCTGGGCGCCGATACCGTTGAATTCAGCAGCGGCGGCAGCAGCGTTGCCAAGGGGGAAACCTTTGTCGACACCGCGAAAACCATCGAAGCAATGGGGGTGGATTGGGTATGCACGCGGCACGTCACGCCGGGGACCCCGCATCTGCTCGCTCGCGAGCTTCGCTGTTGTGTGATCAACGCTGGCGACGGGCCGCACGAGCATCCGACGCAGGGGCTGCTTGACATGTTGACGATCCGCCAGCATCGCGGACGTCTCGATGGATTGACCGTGGCATTGGTCGGTGACATCTCGCATAGTCGCACCGCGCGAAGCAACATTTGGGGGCTCAGCAAGCTTGGGGCTCACGTGATTATCTGTGGGCCACCGACGCTGGTTAGTCCGCGTTGGCAGGAACTTGGGTTCGAGGTGGCGCACAATTTGGATGCCATCTTGCATCGCTGTGACGTGTTGAATTTGTTGCGGATTCAGTTCGAACGTCAAAAGGCTCGGCCGTTCCCGAGCGTTCATGAATATGCGGCGCTGTACGCGATGAACGGGGCTCGCATGCGGCGAGCCAAAGACGACATTTTGATCATGGCACCCGGCCCCATCAACCGAGGCGTCGAGATTACGCCGGAGGTGGCTGACGGGCCGCACTCGGTCATTCTCGAGCAAGTGACCAACGGTATCGCAGTGCGGATGGCTGCGTTGTGGTTACTCTCGGGGGCCAAGGACGCTTCCAATTCAACGACCCCAGCTGAACCTATCCACTATGTCTGA